A window from Argopecten irradians isolate NY chromosome 3, Ai_NY, whole genome shotgun sequence encodes these proteins:
- the LOC138317276 gene encoding calmodulin-like, with protein sequence MEHQLSEEQIAEFKEAFNLFDKDGNGAITVEELGTVMRSLGQTPTEAELQDMINEVDANENGTLDFSEFLTMMTRQMKDTDSEEELKVAFRAFDKDGNGFISKDELRHVMTNLGERLTEEQADEMIREADIDGDGQVNYEEFLSMMMSKSEK encoded by the exons ATG GAACACCAGCTGTCAGAAGAACAAATTGCCG AATTCAAGGAGGCGTTCAATCTTTTCGACAAAGATGGTAACGGTGCAATAACTGTTGAAGAGTTGGGGACAGTGATGAGGTCACTAGGTCAGACACCGACCGAAGCTGAGTTACAGGACATGATCAACGAGGTGGATGCAAACG AAAATGGTACACTCGATTTCTCTGAGTTCCTAACAATGATGACTAGACAAATGAAGGATACAGACAGCGAAGAGGAACTGAAAGTGGCATTTCGTGCGTTTGATAAAGATGGGAATGGCTTTATCAGTAAAGATGAATTACGACACGTGATGACAAATTTAGGAGAAAGACTAACAGAAGAGCAAGCTGATGAAATGATCCGAGAGGCTGACATCGATGGAGATGGACAAGTCAATTATGAAG AATTCTTGAGCATGATGATGTCAAAGAGCGAAAAGTAA